A stretch of the Bubalus kerabau isolate K-KA32 ecotype Philippines breed swamp buffalo chromosome 11, PCC_UOA_SB_1v2, whole genome shotgun sequence genome encodes the following:
- the LOC129622709 gene encoding tetratricopeptide repeat protein 39B-like gives MNMSLTLNKKDDMEHGFTSFRKVVNKEEDKFEDAYEIIPAAATMDLVSSLEECTTGLYLFLNNRFSDAIHLIYPWSKNSIYHAVIYSILMVVKAFLTFDPQDIEIGMTATKEALRVCNNFRRKSRMINFSRLVSRQGIKAIKEEELHAEVCYAECLILKSTVMFIQDDSMLSFLKSGINIGLSYQIYKDCQQVLTQIPDYQSKTYRHLVGGIKFGLGVFNLLLSLVPPRTLKLLNVVGYFGDREAGLTLLHESASESHINNIFSVLILLFYYNYLSIAFSVERNHNSAVENLFLIYLQKFPNCVILKFFHARFSMLKGYFKHAQLTLEECIFIQNEWNQLHHLCYWELMWCHIFLLEWKQAYHYAHVLVQNSRWSKSVYSFTKASLLAMLPPDFAKSVSEDMSSLFLSVDSLRIRILGTSVPIEKFVAEKGQRYGTTAGWFTAQPILELMYAWSGFRVISKKLELISTWLSIIDKGEELLQETPNKEYVIDDISLLNLLKGLCLKYLGKYSMAEYYFSHVIQKEKLLKYDHYLVPYSYYELGILYYLKGDYASATKTLENIKNYKDYSMETRLQFRAHIALEQITKEKVI, from the coding sequence ATGAATATGTCGCTTACTCTGAATAAGAAAGACGATATGGAGCATGGGTTTACATCATTTAGAAAGGTAGTAAATAAGGAGGAGGACAAGTTTGAAGATGCCTATGAAATTATCCCTGCAGCAGCAACAATGGATTTAGTATCTTCCTTGGAAGAATGCACAACGGGattgtatttatttctaaataacagATTCTCTGATGCCATACATCTCATTTATCCATGGTCAAAAAACAGCATATACCATGCTGTAATCTATAGCATCCTTATGGTTGTCAAGGCCTTCTTGACTTTTGATCCACAGGATATAGAGATTGGGATGACTGCCACAAAGGAAGCTTTGAGAGTCTGTAACAATTTCCGAAGAAAATCTAGGATGATAAATTTTTCTCGTCTAGTTAGCAGGCAGGGAATAAAGGCTATTAAAGAAGAGGAATTGCATGCAGAAGTCTGCTATGCTGAGTGTTTGATCTTGAAATCCACTGTAATGTTTATACAAGATGACAGTATGCTTAGTTTTCTTAAAAGCGGGATCAACATTGGGTTAAGTTACCAAATATACAAAGACTGTCAGCAAGTGTTAACACAGATACCTGATTACCAAAGCAAAACCTACAGACACCTGGTTGGAGGCATAAAATTTGGACTTGGAGTATTCAACTTGTTGTTATCACTTGTGCCACCAAGGACACTTAAACTACTCAATGTCGTTGGATATTTTGGTGATAGAGAGGCAGGCTTGACTTTGCTTCATGAGAGTGCATCTGAATCCCATATAAATAATATCTTTAGTGTTTTGATTCTACTGTTCTATTACAATTATCTCTCCATAGCTTTTAGTGTTGAAAGGAACCATAATTCTGCTGTGGAGAATCTCTTCCTAATCTACCTTCAGAAATTTCCAAACTGTGTCATACTTAAATTTTTTCATGCACGTTTTAGTATGCTGAAAGGATATTTTAAACATGCCCAGTTAACATTAGAAGAGTGCATTTTTATTCAGAATGAATGGAATCAGCTTCATCACCTCTGTTACTGGGAACTCATGTGGTGCCACATTTTTCTGCTGGAATGGAAGCAGGCTTACCACTATGCCCATGTGCTGGTTCAAAACAGCAGGTGGTCCAAGTCAGTATATTCTTTCACGAAAGCTTCTCTACTAGCCATGCTTCCTCCTGATTTTGCGAAATCAGTAAGTGAGGACATGAGCTCTCTCTTCCTAAGCGTGGATAGCCTGAGAATCAGAATTTTAGGAACTTCTGTGCCGATAGAAAAGTTTGTTGCTGAGAAGGGTCAGCGCTATGGGACAACTGCAGGCTGGTTTACAGCACAGCCCATTCTGGAACTTATGTATGCCTGGAGTGGTTTCCGAGTCATAAGCAAAAAGCTAGAGCTTATTTCAACCTGGCTATCAATCATTGACAAAGGAGAAGAACTTTTACAAGAAACTCCAAATAAAGAGTATGTCATAGATGACATAAGTTTATTAAATTTACTGAAAGGTCTGTGTCTGAAATACTTAGGCAAATATTCAATGGCTGAGTACTACTTTAGTCATGTCATTCAAAAGGAGAAATTGTTAAAATATGACCACTATTTGGTGCCGTATTCTTACTATGAACTGGGAATTCTATACTATCTAAAAGGAGATTATGCCAGTGCAACAAAAACcctagaaaacataaaaaattacaaagactATTCCATGGAAACCCGATTACAGTTTAGAGCTCACATAGCCCTTGAACAAATAACTaaagaaaaagttatttaa